In a genomic window of Oncorhynchus keta strain PuntledgeMale-10-30-2019 chromosome 28, Oket_V2, whole genome shotgun sequence:
- the LOC118360670 gene encoding photoreceptor ankyrin repeat protein-like: MAHARDDPQLGAGPSEDSELSENESETASLVSEDSVMPDYEMVRGSGGTTSTLYEACNRNEAMTLQRVLERGVTKEEVMELDINGMNGLMLAVSRGYVDMVYGLHTCPLIDINHQDNEGNTALMIAAQAGYISILNFILNYYPKIDLEVRDTRGFTALIKAAMQGRVDCVSSLLMAGADINVVDEVRGKSIMDWALKTGRFEVLQRLRFLQAHPIAEQFCDSYVIEWPELKELVAKAMIPKTLTQRLKDSLTISLPRDPQDNGVMDHLVKMTTSIHSPLVSTGCRPLCPTSPPELGKRRLAVPELMEKHSSKDLEESSVCHSNGVKCSFKPAPASSSPFSLANCCSNAEWRDSILSMAASGVRNFIPCSIAHRNSVFPSGCIPKITFTKSQDKTPKKAKKAKRHKGHLEPPVWKYKAEKQEKKKEKEKLEEEKQAQEKALKKAKKKAAKVAAKSKEPAKAS; the protein is encoded by the exons ATGGCTCATGCACGAGATGATCCCCAACTAGGCGCTGGCCCGTCCGAGGATTCTGAACTCTCTGAGAATGAGTCCGAAACGGCGAGCTTGGTGTCGGAGGACTCTGTCATGCCAGACTATGAGATGGTGCGGGGTAGTGGAGGCACCACCTCTACGCTGTACGAGGCCTGTAACAGGAACGAGGCGATGACGCTACAGAGGGTCCTGGAGAGGGGGGTTACTAAGGAAGAGGTTATGGAGCTGGACATCAATGGCATG AATGGTCTGATGCTTGCTGTCTCCAGAGGCTATGTGGACATGGTCTACGGTCTACACACGTGTCCACTGATCGACATTAACCATCAGGACAACGAAGGCAACACAGCACTGATGATCGCTGCCCAGGCCG GCTACATCTCCATTCTAAACTTCATCCTGAACTACTACCCTAAGATAGACCTGGAGGTGAGGGACACCCGGGGCTTCACTGCCCTCATCAAGGCAGCCATGCAAGGCAGGGTAGACTGTGTGTCTTCCCTCCTCATGGCCG GTGCAGATATCAACGTAGTGGATGAGGTCCGGGGGAAAAGCATCATGGACTGGGCCCTGAAGACGGGTCGCTTCGAGGTCCTGCAGCGTCTCCGTTTTCTCCAGGCGCACCCCATCGCCGAGCAGTTCTGCGACAGCTACGTGATAGAGTGGCCCGAGCTGAAGGAGCTGGTTGCCAAAG ccatgatccCCAAAACACTGACTCAACGTCTGAAGGACAGCCTGACCATTAGCTTACCCAGGGACCCTCAGGACAACGGAGTGATGGACCACCTGGTGAAGATGACCACATCCATCCACAgccctctagtctccactggctgcCGGCCCCTCTGCCCCACAAGCCCCCCCGAGCTCGGGAAGAGGCGCCTGGCCGTGCCGGAGCTGATGGAGAAGCACAGCAGTAAGGACCTGGAGGAAAGCTCTGTGTGTCATAGTAACGGTGTGAAATGTTCCTTCAAGCCTGCGCCAGCGTCGTCGAGCCCCTTCTCACTCGCCAACTGCTGCTCGAACGCGGAGTGGAGGGATAGTATTCTCTCGATGGCTGCCAGCGGCGTCCGGAACTTCATTCCTTGTTCCATTGCCCACCGGAACTCTGTATTCCCGTCTGGTTGCATCCCCAAGATCACCTTCACCAAGTCTCAAGACAAAACACCCAAGAAGGCGAAGAAGGCGAAGAGACACAAGGGTCACCTGGAGCCTCCAGTCTGGAAGTACAAGGCGGAGAAGCaggagaagaaaaaggaaaaggaaaagtTGGAGGAAGAGAAGCAAGCGCAAGAGAAGGCACTTAAGAAAGCTAAGAAGAAGGCAGCCAAGGTGGCGGCCAAGTCAAAGGAGCCTGCCAAGGCAAGTTAA